Genomic segment of Ranitomeya imitator isolate aRanImi1 chromosome 6, aRanImi1.pri, whole genome shotgun sequence:
tcagtaaaggtaaagagactgcaaccttgtgtcgttattcactgcgcctctcaccatccaccatctacattctgggaagccctggggacatacttcacctgtgggaaggtataccatctagctgccataacatcaccccagcggacccctaagcagcgtcggtcaccctgaccgaataccacaggtggcgtcacgaacattatccctttaaaaacctttcccccaCTACATCAACGGACATCCCGAGGGCCACGGGccgagtcagccaccgtgacatccccacctagaactgaaggacccagtactgagtaccccacgacccttgggggcgctccacatacagtatagtataatgcacccatggtCGTtggtagtgtaatgcagccccctcagagtatactgaagccccctcatagagtatattacagccccctcatatagtataatgcagtcccacacacacagtataattaatATAACATTTTCCAGATTCATATTGTGACCACAGTTAGTCACTATCAATGCATATACCTCCACATAATGACTAAATGGAAACACCGGAGACAAAATAGGAGTTTTTGTATAAAAGTAACAAACAACTTTATTATAAACAAatacaaacaattaaaaacacaggCAAAGTGATGAAAGTGTTAAAACACAAAGACACCAGATCTAAGTGGCCCTCAGTATAGTAATACATATATCATTGTATCAATACAAATATATGATATATAAGGTGAAGAAAAATCCCTCCTAATAATGTCTCAAACAAACACTACCCACATAAACAGTACAGGTCATTGTGGCACCAGCCACCTCCTATGGTGACCTGTGGGTGTGTAAATGCAAAGGACCACCGGTGTTAACACATAAGGCCGCAGTATGTGCCTGGCCTGGTGCTCCTAAGAGTAAATATGAAAAGAGGGTATGTCTCACCTAAGACTGAGGAGCCCACTGcacgtgccccgacgcgcgttttgccgctGTCAGCATTCGCTTTTTCaaggggaatatatatatatatatatatatatatatatatatatatatatatatatatatatatatatatatatatatatatataacccaatGATCCCTTTAACAACGGGGTTCAGGGCCCCTGTCACATAGCCAGTAAATGATGCACACCTCCCAACCATCCTGGATCCAGCTAGCCAGTCCTGAATTTGGGGAGCTGTCCCAGTGCCTCAGGGAGGCTGGGAGTATGTCACACTATCACAGACATAGTTAAACACAACGGTGGAGCAGAGAACCATCAGATCCCTACTCCACCGTTCAGGTAACGTGACTCGGCGGCACAGACCTGATCAGACAGAGAAACAGGACACACATGTAAGTAGGATGAAGGCAAGTAGGATGTCCcaatagaaaaataaagaaaatgaaaaaataatataaTTAACCATATTTGGTATTGATGAATTGCTAAAAAATCAGCTTACTGCGCAAAAAAAACAAGTATAGGTCAATCAATTTACAAAATTAAAAAGTTGCAGTCCTCAAAGAATTCCAACAGAAGCCTTTttttaaagtttggaatttttttaactACTAAAATATCAGCGATATATATATAAGTTTGGCATCCCCCATAGtcacactgacctggagaattatgtcACCGGGTCACTTTTATCACACACTGAACACCATAAatgcaaaacccaaaaaacaaccTCGGAATTGCGTTTATATTTCACCATGTCAACCCACATTGTTCAAAACCGAATACCAGCTGTGAAAGGAAGGGGCCAATATCACGGCAAGTCTTACACCAATCTACATGCTATATCAGAATTATGAAAAGCAGGTTCCTACCATTAGTCACTTTATGGGGGGCTCCTGGCGAGATATGAGTTGATGGCTTGTCATCATTCTTCAAGGAATTGCTGGGTTGAGGCAAAATCTTGGGCAATTTTCCTGAATGACACCGAGCCTCATTTTCTGCAGAGAGTGAAAAGCGGTTAAAACATCTAAAATCCAAACATATTAAAGATATATTCCCCAAAAAATCAATCTATCCATagaataggggataacttgctgatcttTGGGGGTCCTGAGATCAGAGTTCTGAAACCTCTGCAGCCCCATCCTAAATGGAGCAGATGTGCGCATGCTCGGCCTCGGCTGCATTCATTGTCCATGCGACTGTCGGTTCCAGAGCCTAAGTTCTCGGGACCCACATGATATGGGATAAATTAGTGATCAAAGGGGGTCCTACAACTACGCTGAATTTCTTGTGAATAAACCTTTAAGTCCTTCAATTGTGATATCTGAAACCAAGGACCACAATACATCTTAGGTTTACCTGCTGCTAAATCCACATCACGTCATATCTACAGAGTCAAGCACTGCAGAGGCAGGCTCAAGCACTGCGGGGGCATGGTCAAGCACTGCAGAGGCAGGCTCAAGCACTGCGGGGGCATGGTCAAGCACTGCGGGGGCATGGTCAAGCACTGCGGGGGCATGGTCAAGCACTGCGGGGGCATGGTCAAGCACTGCGGGGGCATGGTCAAGCACTGCGGGGGCATGGTCAAGCACTGCGGGGGCATGGTCAAGCACTGCGGGGGCATGGTCAAGCACTGCGGGGGCATGGTCAAGCACTGCGGGGGCAGGCTCAAGGACTGCGGGGGCATGGTCAAGCACTGCGGGGGCAGGGGCAGAACACACTATTCTAAAGAACCATTGGTTACTTCTGCTATAAGACACATCCCAATGTAAAGAAAGACACATTTTATATCAAAATGAATTGCAATAGTTCATCCTCCTTCAATAACCATAAGTATCAGGTTGTCGGAGCCCGCCCCTGCTTATTTTGTAGCATCACACTTCCTCCCATTCCTTACAAATTTTTTCTCCCCCTCTAAATTTCCATTAACTATATTTCTGACTCTGCTTGTATCCGCTCTGCCCCTGTCACCTCCAGTCCAACCAAAACTTAATTTGATAaacctttttttttaagtttactattCTCTTCTGTCATGGTGACTTCGACCAGAAGAATAACTTGAATGTCCAATGCAAAATCGGTCCCAGGGTCCCCACCCACAATGTGTTATTTATGATACTGGCGTCATTTGTATGTGGAGAGGGGCATTTGGGGCATCGCATGCCACCAGAAAACAGATGGCCATAAATGTCGTATTGTATGGCAGCCATTTAGTTGAACACCTGAAGCTCCATTGTTGGTGCTAATTATAGGGCTCCTCACTCCTGTGCATAGAAAGGGACCCTCTATGGTGATGTCCATGTGTCCTAGACAGGAATGGTCTCAAGTCCAGGGCCAATGACAACACCTGGCAATCCAGGCAAGCGCTGGGACCCAGGGTCCCTTCCAAACCCATTCCCACTCCGAAACATGATGGTATTGTCATGGCAGCTATGGGGCCAACCGGAGGTCCGCATGTCGGCCATGTTTGGCAGCGCTCCATAGGAAATCGGTAATTTTACAAAACACTGCAATATtacaggttcaagtccctaaagGGGAGCtgtaaaaatacatatatttatattgtagggatttcactcactcaggtgcaacggctgacactcaggaggcacgttcctttaaaagttcacaaaggtttattgcatcataaaccatttggtaaaaataacagaaaacaaatagcctctggctcaggcaagaaaacaagtgtccagtccttcaggctcagtcctggagccttaacacactcaggagggttccacctctacacatatctgctgtgtaaagcattagccagtcttatatagagctaaccccacccagtatcccatcacatgattagacatgtggtctgacatcaccacaggtcctacaacacacatatatacatggctatgtgcaataaagaaatattccgggctacatcacagcgacaagccacctacgtGGCACAtaactcccgtcgactacacaccctttagccatgctacaatatatatatatatatatatatatatatatatatatatatatatatatatatatatatatatatatatatatatatatacaaacaaaaaCCTATTATTTGGTGGACATGGATTATACAATCGGAGCCTTCCCATCTCCTACCGTCATCCATGAGCCGGGAATATCCAGATGACGCTCGGTCGGTATCTGACTCCGAATCCGGTAGAACAaattaaaacatgtaaaaaaaattagcaaatgTGACCCAAGAACATGATCACAACAAGGGAATAGAAACtttcacagcttttttttttttagaccctaATGTCAGCGCCCTGGACACTGCTGAGGAAAATGAGCTCAGATATGATAGATATGATAGTGGctgtcctattattattatttaaaagttTAAATACAATACATAAATAATCATTATTACTATATTAATAAAATATTAACCGCAACaacaataattgtaaaaaaaatgtataaaataatacaaatataataataataatacaataagaaTAATACATCATTAaattaataataacaaataatgaaaataataacatTACCCGTATAAATatagtaataaaataataatagtcaTTAATAATCATCCAAGTATAGTACCGGTGCTGTAGAGCTGCTCGACCACAAGAGGTTCAATGTCATTTTGGTCTTCAGAACAGGAAGCCTCCATGTCGTCGCAGTGTCCATGATTGGGGAGATCGAGACGTCTTTGTACCGAGGGTCTTCGTCGCTTCCTAAAAATCCTGAAAGGACAATAGGAGTAAATTCATACGCTGAAGATTTTCTGTGGATTTGTCCAGATAAAATCCAATGTTCCAATTCATCATTAATTTTCAGTGACTTTTTTTTTCATTGGCGCATTCAGTTTGATGACTTTTTTCCACAAAATCAAAGTTGCTGAGCCTGCTTCATTATTGCAGCTGCGCCAATTTTTTCTctagttttttttcctgttttgagattttttttgggggggggcaattatttttttttttttagctgcgcATATTTCAAAGTCAATCATCTACTTGTTATTTTCTCTGTACACTATTGTGGCCGCCGTTATTTTTCTTTTCATCTAGATGTTTGCcgacaactttttaaaaagtctcaaAATCTCTCACAACTATTTTTCGTCAAAAAGTTGCAAGgacgtttaaccccttcctgacagggCCAAGTTCCGTTTTGGTGTTgtcgtttttttttcctcccctccctcccttttatttttctgtccacatagacatatgagggcttgtttattggcgggacgagttgtacttttgaatgacaccattcattttaccacatagtgtgctggaaaacgggaaataaattccaagagaggagaaattgtgaaaaaaatgtaattctgacattgtcttttgggaattgtttttacagtgaacattttatggtaaaaatgaccttacagtatgattctcctcatcagtacgattacggcgataccgAACATGTccaggtttttttaaattattttagtggtaaataaaaaatcagaagtttgcaaaaaagaaaaaaaaattatttgggttGCGTCAccattttacacatttttttattttttcggttgACGGAGCTTTGTGATGTCTTATTTTTTGAGGAACGAGAAAACgtctttattgataccatttggggATGGCTGTGACGTTTTAGTCGCTTGTTACATTATTTttggaggactctcaattctaaatattatttttTGTGAAATTGAACTACAAATAAAAAACCCAATTTTTGCGTTCTTGATTTTTTTCTTCCTTTAACAATAAGGTTAATTGTTTTCATATTTTAATAAATCACGATTTTCAGAACAGGGAGATGCCACTTaggaatatttttaaaaaatctttgTTTTTAATACCTGTTTTAACTTTTCACAGtacttgttagtccccttaggggacttgaacctgcaatcgtcTGATCCCTTGTCCTAGAATCAGCGATACCGTAATATTACCGTATAAAGGAAGAATCACAGTCTCTTATGGTCACCGGCCAGAGGCTGGCTTTCATAGGAGTACTGTCATGACTCCCACCAGACCCCTGCCCGTCATGGCAACCCAATGGTGCCCCTCACGCGGCTGCTAGAGACACAGGATGGCTGAatgacacagccatcatctgccggcaAAGATGCGGATTCAGCTTCTGAGCCCGGATCAAAAACAGGAAGCCGACAAATGACTTAACTGTACGTCATATGTCGTCAAGGGGTTAATCTCTGCAGTGCACTGGGCAACGAGCCCTCCGTGAGCGCAGGGGTCCAGTGTAGTTCTACTGATGACTGACAGCTTTTGTTACATTTTTCCGGCAGAAAACAGGAGCAAATATCTTTGTCAGCAAGTTTTTACTAaatatgatgtaggggcagagaccctgattccagctcacCTGACCATGTTCTCCTTGTAAGAGACGGTGCATTGTGTCGGACTGAATGATATATTGCCCTGATCATCCCAGCACAAACTGTCTTCGTCACATGTATAGTATCCATTGGAGAGCAGGCGGGGGCTGTGCCGGCAAGGACTCGTATTAATGCCGGGTGGGATTGAGGAGCGTCTCTTGGGGGAGTCCATCTCCAGCGGCACAGAATTCTCTCTGTAGGAAAAAGAAGGTGAATGTTGTATTCTATACGTATAGATTCATCACCACCATCCGCTTCTGCTATAGGGGTCAGTGCAGTTTTTACATCCTGAACAATATATGCAGTAAATATACGAATACAATACATACGGTGCCTTGAAAAGtcttcataccccgtgaacttttccacattttctcAAGTTACACTcagataccaacacaaagtagcaagtatttgtgaagggtAAAAGAAATGATACATTGGGtttgtaaatatttaaaaaaaaataaatacatttgaaattgtgatgtgcatttataTTCAGTCCCCCTGAGTCAATACTgtgtaggaccacctttcactgcaattacttttgcaagtcttttggggtctcgACCATCAGATGCCAGATACAGAAGTGTGATCCATCAGTCCATAGAACACGCTTATACTGCTCCAAAGTACAGTGATGGCTGCTTTACACACCTCAATCTGacacattgtgcttggtgatgtacggttgCACGCAGCTGCTTGGCAGGGGCCGGAGGCTACAGTATATACCTGGAGTGAGGGTCCAATGTTATAAAAAAAagtggccagatgttatacactgggggcgaggtgcCGGATGTtagttatacaccagggggtgaggAGCCATATTTTATATACtggggcaaggggccggatgttatacaccagggggtgag
This window contains:
- the TMEM71 gene encoding transmembrane protein 71, translating into MESDIIKMAAQPPLMSTPIKGKYSSLFQEIALLPYKLFGRCSRENSVPLEMDSPKRRSSIPPGINTSPCRHSPRLLSNGYYTCDEDSLCWDDQGNISFSPTQCTVSYKENMVRIFRKRRRPSVQRRLDLPNHGHCDDMEASCSEDQNDIEPLVVEQLYSTGTILG